The segment GAGGCGGCGTCCGCTGGAACCTTGAGGTAGGTTCTCTGATGCCACTCTTTCTAAGCAAGGCCATTAAATAAGGAACAtggtaattttcattttctaattgttttaatacactttcacttccttttttgattttcatttgtgtATTCGCAATATGATCAAAGAAAATGTCATCAGTTTAAAGTATTAAATTTACGTATTTCCCAATAACTTCAAATGTACCCATCTAATTGGATATTTGTCACTCAAATGAGAACGTTTTTATTATTCAAGACTTTTACTTAAACTGTTCAACAGTTTTCTGCTCAGAGTTTCTGAGCTGGAGGAAGGAGATTCAGTGATGGTGTTGTCTCTCACTGGAAGCTTATGTCACAGAATCTAGAgagtttcagtcattcattcagacCATTGATTCCACTGggtatgtctgtttctctatctatttctCCCTCTGAGAACGAAGGATGGTGAGAACCAGGCTACTCGTTCAGGGAGAAATAGCCTTCTTTCCTTTACTTGAGTATAATTTTTCACTTAGTTTCTACATTCTTTTAGTGACTTGTTGACCAGGATTGGTCTTGCTGTTCCTGCTCTAGTTCTAATTCACCTTGAAGTAAGAACAATAAAGCGAAGGGAAGAAAGGCAGAGGGGCTGTATCTCTATCATATGTAagactttagtttttttgttgttgttgtttccctTTGCCACTTTCCTAGAAAGTAAAACTCCACAGTTGTTttgtgggaaaaaagaaaactaatctaAGTCTGAATGTCTGAATATGAATGAAGGGAAGTTGTTTTCCCCCACACAATGATGTCTTCTGAGTTAGCAAACTTTCAGTGCAGCACATCTGGGGATGAGCTATGGCAGAGGGGAAGCATGAGGCCAGTATGAACAACAGAAAGGCTGGGCCATGGCTGCTCTGACAGAAGCTCATGAAGGTCAAGTCCTGGGTCCAGTGACTGTCCTTTGCTTTGCAAGATCAGCtacctcatttttctttcaattaatgCATGAGGATTAGTttcaggagagaaggaagaagtcaAACCCATCACCTAACAAGAGATGGACAACTAGAATGCCAATTGCTGAAATACTAACCTTCTCTGTCAGTGTCTTGGAGACCAGCCTTGCTGAGCATCTGTCTAGGTAATAAATCCACTCAGGCAATGAGAAGATGCTTTGAAAGAAACTAGAATGAAATAGAATTAAATGATTGCAAAACATCCTGAACTTAATCTAGATAATAGTAATTATGATATTAAAAACAATCGCTGAATTTTATTGCCTGCTACTAATGgagtgttcaagctggttttagaaaaggcagaggaaccagagatcaaattgacaacatccattggatcgttgaaaaagcaagagagttccagaaaaaacatctatttgtgctttattggctatgccaaagcctttgactgtatggatcacaataaactgtggaaaattctgaaagagatgggaataccagaccacctgatctgcctcttgagaaacctatatgcaggtcaggaagcaacagttagaattagacatggaccaaaagactggttccaaataggaaaaggagtctgtcaagactgtatattgtcaccctgcttatttaacttatatgcagagtacttcatgagaaacgctgggctagaagaagcacaagatcaaatcaagattgccaggagaaatatcaataacctcagatatgcagatgacaccacccttatggcagaaagtgaagaggaactaaaaagcctcttgatgaaagtgaaagaggagagtgaaaaagttggcttaaagctcaacattcagaaaatgaaaatcatggcatctggtcccatcacttcatgggaaatagatggggacacagtggaaacagtgtcagactttatttttctgggctccaaaatcactgcagatggtgattgcagccatgaaattaaaagacgcttactccttggaaggaaagttatgaccaacctagacagcatattcaaaagcagagacattactttgccaacaaaggtctgtctagtcaaggctatggtttttcctgtggtcatgtatggatgtgagagttggactgtgaagaaagctgagtgctgaagaattgatgcttctgaactgtggtgttggagaagactcttgagagtcccttggactgcaaggagatccaaccagtccatcctaaaggagatcagccctgggtgttgtttggaaggaatgacgctaaagctgaaactccagtactttggccacctcatgcgaagagttgactcattggaaaagactctgatgctgaggcctggcgtgctgcgattcatggggtcacaatgagtcagacacaactgagtgactgaaccgaactgaatggaCTAGTCATTTTCAAgctctttataattttaactgaATCCTCTCATTAACTCTTAGGGTCCCACTTACTTATACTCCTGGAGAAAAATACAAATCTAGACAAATGAACTATTCAAATCATAGCAAAGATTCAAGAGCAAACCTTGGGGGCTTTGATTTGTCTGAAggatccaattaaaaaaaaaggaaggctgCAAATGAACATGATATTAGGAACCAATGAAATAAGTGATAGGGGGTTGACAAAGACCCCTTAATCCATTTCAAATGCCAAAGGGTCATGACCTACTGTTTTGTAGGGCCACAATGTGTGGTCTGCAGTCCACAAAATTAAGATCTAATCATAAATAGTCAAAATCACTATTAAGTAGTTGGAAGGGAGTAGATTGTTCTGCCAGCTAAAAGAAAAGCAGGAGTTTGCTCattgtctagtggttaggatccaGCACTTTCACGGCTGTGACctgatttcaatccctggttgggaagtcCGATCACACAAACCTCACAGAAGTCTAAGCATTTATGAGTGGTTTCCTTAATGAAATAtagtaaaatgattttattaaccCTATGAAAGGTAAGCCCTAGTTTCTATGTATTTTAATCTTTTGCCCTTTCTTGTGAGcttaagaacaaaaaaaaagcatctaAGAGTTTCTTTCCACATGAGTTCTGACATTTCTCCTTCaggatgacaatgaaaacatcttTCTGTATCAGATTCTGCTGAATGAAGTCTCTACCCACTGCAGTCCCTGACCTCCAACACGTCCTGATAGGAGTTCAGGGTTGAGATCAGGAACGagacactctgtgctctgggaaaactgacaCAACAGGCCTTCTGATAGTTAAATAATTTCCAGAGAAAATTGATGAACCCAATTTTACAACTTCTCATGGGTAGAAAAGCTCTAAAATCTTTCAGAGAGACATCCTTTCCTCCTGATTCTCAGCCACTTTCTCCCAAAATGTGAGCTTATCTGCACGTCACCCCTTCACCAGAATCACATGCATTCTGACCTCCTCTACGTCcatggagcagttcctcagagctgagGGGAGGCTGTCCTCTGGCCTGTAGTCCTCAGCAAGTCCTCCCAATAAAATGAACTCTCGGGAGTCatgtttttgggttttgttttgttttgttttttggttggcAAGAACCCCTTCCAGGAGACCTCCTCAGGTAACCTGCTGTTCTCATTCTAAAGGAAGACACCTGCGTTTCTCACCTCCAGTCCAGCCGGGTCATCCTGGTGTCTACTGATGGAGTCCAGTGAAGAACCGCTTCTCTATTTCCCAACTTCTGGTCAAGATGTGGGTGTTGAGGAGGCCTGTGTGTGACCAAGATGGAAGCACACGTGTGCTTCCTAGACAGAAGCAGTGAACATTTTCCTCCTTAGCAGGGAGAAACTGGCTTGAATTGTGAACTAAGCCTCAAAGCCTTGTATGttatctttttaagaaatttctaGCTCAACCTATTAAACATCATTAAGTAATACTATAGAATTGACATGAAAAGgttatttagaaattaatttgtaaatgaaatgatatttttaGCAGTAATATCAGAATGTTTTTTACTTGTTTAGGACCCTAATCCTCACGAAGGTTTCCAAACCTCTCAATGTACTTTAAATGTTCCCtgaggggcttccatggtggctcagtggtgaggagcccacctgccaatagGACCACATGCGGCCCTAGAGGATgcgcatgctgcagagcagctgagccatgtgccgcaactattgCCCTGTGCGCTAGACCCCGGGACCCCCACTACCCAAGCCAAGCGCAccggagcctgtgctccccaacaagaggagctcccacagtgagaagcctgtgcaccacaagtagagaggacCCAcctttgccacaactagagaaaagtccaggcggcaatgaagacacagcacagtgaaaaatgaataaataaataaaattatttcaaaagtctCTCTGACTTTACATATAGCTACTGAGTGCTATATGTCCCagctggaaagaagaaaaagatgattGATCCATCAATGTCCTGAAGATTGCCTACATTAAATACATGAATTTCCACAAAGATCTTTGTTACTTTGAGAAATTGTATTCTTCCAGTGTGCATGTTTCTAACATTAGTCCTGCGAGGAAAGCTCTGTCCCACTGTTGCTAAATGTATTAAAAGCCCTGCATGTGCCCCTTCTATTCAATcttgtttgattttgtttgtcTCTCAAAGATGCAAAGACACCGTGATGGAATTTAAGAACTTCCTTGGATTGCATTGTCCCCAGGCACCTCTTGTCCGGCTGTGTGATAACTTGCTGGGTCCTAAGGAAGAAACAAGTCTGCAGCTGTGACGGGAGTGACCCTCATGCCTTCCAGGACTCTGCAGGCTGCTGTGGTGTGAACGTCACCCGTGCTGGGGACACAGCTGGTGGCCAGGCATTCGTGCTCTGTCTCTGCTCTCAGCATCCGCTTCAGTCTTCTCAGTCTCTGAACAGGAATGTTGTGGAGAAGCACTTGCCTCAGTGTAGTTCATCTGTGTTGTTCCGTGTCCTGAGAACCCGCTGCTGCTCCAGTGAACACTTTAAACATCTCTGTTCTCCTTCCAAGTTCTCAAGCTGCTGCTGCCTTTCCATGTTTACAGTGCTTTGGGCTTTTCTCAAATGAGATTCCTGAACCAGGTGAGTTCCTCCTGGTGCAACCAGCACATGGAATAGCCTAGGTAGACGCTCAGAGGGGGAGCCCCTGGTGTCTCCACCATTGTTCACTGTGGGGCGGGGTTCCCTCTATTTACAGTGTTTCTCTGGGAGGCTGGACAGTCTGGACCTGCAGTGCTTGGCAGGCAGAGCAGGTGAAGTCATAGGAGAGTGTCTGACAGATCTAGAACTTTCACTCAGGTTCCGCTTTTAGTTGGTGGTTTGCTGTCCTAAGGGGAAGTTGACAACCAGAAACCGTAATGGAGAAGGACACAGCTGTATGAATGGAGAGGACACCTTCATgcaaagtgaatgaggagagcatGCTGGGGATTTCTACACTGGGAGGAGTGAATGACTGTGATATTTGAGTGTTAGGATAagatattcacctgacctctcgccaactgaCTAGCACATCTTCAAGCATCTCTACAATTGTTTCCAGGGAAAAAAATTCCACAACCAACAAGAGGCAGAATATCCTTCCCAAAGATTcaccaaatcctgaaggatgtatttttttttttttttgatagttgtTTTTAGGttactttttttgaaaaaaaatcagagttacAAAAAGCACTGGAGTGGTTATGTTCACTTCAAGGTCCTCAGAGCAACAACATAGCTAGAGCTAGAGTATTTTTACTTCTAACATGCAAATCCTAAAGAGGGCTCAAGGAatcataaaatgcattttttaatcaagttgcCATTCAGGCTTGGTGTTTCTgttttaatgaaaaaacaaagtaaGTCTTTTACAGTAAGAAtttaatgaaggaagaaaaatcataaactgactaaatacaaaatatacattttcccataagtatacatacataatattttatcaacaaaataatttaaatatttataaatagttaaataaatattaaaatagataaataaatgtccAGGTAGTTAAATACGTAGATAGATCAACTTTGGCATCTGTGAGGAACCAGTGCCTATAGAGTAGACCATGATGTTGCTTAATATTCCAGAAATCCTTTGACATATTGATTCATTTCAGGGCGCAATGACAGCAGAAATGAGAGTCTTCCACGTGGCAGCGCAGGAGGAAGTGTGGTCTGTTGGTCCATGAGAATCATTTCTGTGTTGAACCAGGTGTGTGTCAGTCCTTTCTCCTGAAACTCTCCTGCAAGTTTGTTGAGGAAGAGAAGGCTCTCATGACTTCTGCTCTGACAACCTCCCAGGCACAAGGGCTGTGTCTCTTCTCTCGCAGATAGAGAGTGAGTCTGTGGAAGTATTTCCTCACAGCCAGGCTGGGGTCCTCCTTGAGCAGGGGAGCCCCTCgcagcccctcctcctgcctcagacAGGCTTGCAGGTCAGTGAGCTGCTGATCCAGTGCAGCGCGGAGCTTGTCCAGGAGGCTCTGGTCCCACGTGGTGGCCGAGCCCTCTGTGCTGAAGAGCTGGAAGGTGTGCTGGGTCACCTCGTGGAGCACAGAGATGGCTTGAGCCTTCTGCAACTGGCTGCCACCCAGCGCCTCCTGGGGGAATGCAAAGTCATTTCTGTCCtgcaggcaggaggaaggggagaccCTCCTCAGTTGTTGCAGGAGCATCAGGACCCTCCTGTTGGCCAGGCTGTGGATGTGAGGCAGGTGGCAGCCCAGAGAGCAGATGGCGTTGCAgctgagcagcagcagggccaggaGGAAGGACCAGGCTGGGGCCATCGGGGACCTTGCAGATGCTTCTCCTGGGTAGGTGGGTGACTCTGAGAACTTGCTCTCTTTGTTCTCTGAAGACCTTCCTTCAGGCCTGTGTCTTAAGTAGGAGCCCATGGTTTCCATTTTCTGAAAGTTCCTTCTTGCtttctacttttgtttttgttttcattttgcactctCCAAATGGGTTAAGGCAGCATttctcaatcattttttttttcatgtttcccttctttcttctgaCCACAGAgccttttaagatattttttaggTGCCCCCACTGTGAAATTTTGATAGCAGAGGTATACTGGGTATGTTTTTATGGACTCTATGGATATCTTTTCTCTGTATGtagaaaaagaaagtataaatcTTACCCTTTGCATTCAATGTAGAGTTAagaattacataaaattttaagctataatttaaatgtgaaagctactgattttttaaatttatttttttattgaaggataattgctttacagaattttgttgttttctatcaaacctcaacattaattagtcataggtatacatatatccctccctttGAAACTCCTTcacatctcccttcccatcccacccctctaggttgatacagagcccctttttgaatttcctgagccattcagcaaattcccgttggctatctattttacatacggtaatgtaagtttccatgttactgtctccatacatctcaccctctcctcccctctgcacatgtccataagtctattctctatgtctgtttctccattgctgccgggcaaataaattcttcggtaccatttttctgtattccatagatgtgcattagaatatgatatttatctttctctttctgactcacttcagtctgtataataggttctagattcatccacctcatcagaactgactcaaatgcattcctttttatggctgagtaatattccattctgtatatataccacaacttctttacccattcatctatcaatggacatctaggttgcttccatgttctgctaagtcacttcagttgtgtccgactctgtgtgaccccagagacggcagcccaccaggctcccccgtccctggaatgctccaggcaagaacactagagtgggttgccatttccttctccaatgcatgaaagtgaaaagtgaaagtgaagtcgctcagtcgtgtctgactcccagcaatcccatggactgcagcccaccaggctcctccatccacaggattctccaggcaagagtactggagtgggttgccattgccttctcctgcttccatgttctagctgttgtaaatagtgccgcaacgaacaatgggatacatgtgtctttttcaaccctggtttcctgagggtatatgcctaggaaggggattgctgggtcatatggtagttttattcctaatttttaaggaatctccataccatcttccctagtggttgtatcaatttacattcccaccaacagtgcaagagctttcccttttctccacatcctctccggcatttattgtttgtagacttttggatgatggccattctgacctgtgtgaggttatatctcattgtggttttgatttgcatttctctaataatgagtgatattgagcatcttttcatgtgtttcttagccacctgtatgtctttggagaaatgactgtttaggtctttttcccactctttGATTGGGTTTCATTttcctggcattgagttgtatgagctgcttgtatattttggaaattaatcctttgtcagttctttcatttgctattattttctcccattctgagggttgtcgtttcaccttgcttataatttcctttgctgtgcaaaagcttttaagtttaatcaggtcccacttgtttacttttggttttatttccattacttttggaagtgtgtcatagaggatcttgctttgatttatgtcattgagtgttctgcctctaAGAACATCgagtgttttcctctaagagttttatagtttctggtcttatatttaggtctttaatccattttcagtttatctttgtgtatgtttttgggaagtgttctaatttcattcttttatatgtagctgtccagttttcctagcaccattcaTTGAAGAGGCTatttttgccccattgtatattcttgcctcctttgcaaaaataaggtacccataggtgcatgggtttatttctgggctttctatcttgttccatgggtctatatttctgtttttgtgcagtaacatactgttttgatgactgtggcatcacagtataatctgaagtcagggagaaatagaaattatgaacaacccaattagaAGCACTGTAACtgcattcttcttcctcaaggctgcgttggctatttggggtcttttgcgTTTCCACaaaaactgtgaaattttttgttctagttctgtgaaaaatgccattggtaatttgataaggatcacattgaatttgtagattgcatttgcaaatatagtcattttgaaaatattgattcttcctacccaagaacatggaatatctctccatctgtttatgtcatctttgatttctttcatgtgtctcataattttctgtgtaaagttcttttgtctccttaggtaagtttattcctagatatttaattcttttggttgcaatggtgaatgagattgattccttaatttctctttctgatttttcattgttagtatatagaaatgcaagtgatttctgtgtattgattttgtatcctgcaaccttgctaaattcactgattagctctagtaattttctaatactatctttagggttttctatgtacagtatcatgtcatctacaaatagtgagagctttacttcatcttttccaatatagattccttttatttccttttcttctgtgattgctgaggctaggacttccagaactatgttgaataatggtggtgaaagtggacacccttgtcttgttcctgatcttagcgGGCATGCTcttagcttttcaccattgagaataatgtttgctgtcggtcagtcagtcagttcagtcactcagtcgtgtccgactctttgtgaccccatgaatcacagcacgccaggcctccctgtccatcaccaactcccggagttcacccagacttacgtccatcgagtcatggcttatcatatatggccttcactatgttgaggtaggttccttctatgcccattttttgaggaggtttaatcataaatgggtgctgaattttgtcaaaggctttttctgtgtctattgagatgattatgtggtttttatctttcaatttgttactatggtatatcacattgattgatttgcatatatagaagaatccttgcattcctggaataaacccaacttgatcatggtatgtgagctttttgatgtgttgctgagttctgtttgctaaaattttgttgaggatttttgcatctatgttcatcagtgatattgacctgtagttttcttattttgtgttgtctttgtctggttttggtatcagggtgatggtggcctcataggatgaatttggaagtgttccttcccctgcaattttttgaaagagttttagaaggataggcattatctcttctctaaatgtttgatagaattctcctgtgaaaccatctggtcctgggggTTTttttgggtgggtggggggagatttttttttatcacagcttcaatttcagtgcttgtaattgggttgttcattatttctatttcttcctggtccagtcttcgaagattgaacttttctaagaacctgtccttttcttccaggttatccattttattgccatatagttgttcataatagtatcttaaaatcctttgtatttcttcattgtctgttgtaacctctcctttttcatttctaattttgttgaactgattcttctctctttttaccttgatgagtccagttcagttcagttcagtcactcagtcatgtccagctctttgcgaccccatgatcacggcacgccaggcctccctgtctatcaccaactccaggagttcactcaaactcatgtccatcaagttggtgatgccatccagctatctcatcctctgttgtccccttcttctcctgtccccaatccctcccagcatcagggtcttttccaatgagtcaactctttgcatgaagtggccaaagtattggagtttcagcttcatcatcagtccttccaatgaacacccaggactgatctcctttagagtggactggttggatctccttgcagtccaagggactctcccacaccacagttcaaaagcatcaattctttggtgctcagctttcttcacagtccaactctcacatccatacatgaccactggaaaaaccatagccttgactagatggacctttgttggcaaagtaatatctctgcttttcaatatactgagTCCAGCTAAAGGCtgcaattttgtttattttctcaaagaaccagcttttagttttattaatctttactattgtttctttcatttctttttcattgatttctgctcagatatttatgatttctttcctactacaaattttgggggtttttgtacttctttttccagttgttttaggtgtaaagttaggttgtctattccatgattctcttgtttcttgaggtaggattgtattgctataaacttccgtCTTtagactgcttttgctgcatcccataggttttgagttgttgtgttttcattgttatttgcttctagaaaatttttaatttccttttgatttcttcagtaatctgttggttatttagaaatgtataatttccatgtgtttgtatttcttatagtttttttcttgtaattaatatctagtctcatagcttgtggtcagagaagaagCTTGataagatttcaattttcttaaatttactgagggtTGATTTTGactcaagatgtggtctatcctggagaatgttccatgtgcacttgagaagaaggtgtattcttctgcatttggatggaatgtgctgaagatatcaatgagatccatctcatctaatgtatcactttaagacttgtgtttccttagtaattttctgttttgatgatctgtccattggtatgagtcgggtgttaaagtctcttattgttattgtgttactgtcgatttctccttttatgtctgttagtgtttgtcttatgtattgaggtgcccctatgttgggtgcatagatatttgcaattgtcatgtcttcctcttggattgatccgtTGATCACtatgtaatgtccttccttagctcttgtaatctttattttaaggtcaatTTTGTCtgatactccagctttcttttgcttcccatgtgCATGGGATATATTTTTGCATCCTCTCACTcattctatatgtgtcttgaggtctgaagtggggttcttgtagacagcatatatatgggtattgtttttgtatccagtctgtgtcttttggttggagcatttaatccatttacatttaaagtaattatttttatatatgttcctattgccattttcttatttgttgggggttgattttgtagatccttTTTTCTGTGTTGTATTccttgactatataagtctgtttaacatttgttgtaaagctggtttggtggtactgaattctcttgacttttgcttgtctgaaaagctttttatttctccatcaattttgaatgagatccttgccagggaCAGTAGTCTTGGTTGTGGATTTTCCCCTTTTAgtcctttaaatatatcctgccattcccttctggcctgcagagtttctgctgaaagatcagctgttaagcatatggggtttcccttgtttgttactttttccttctcccttaatgcttttaatattctttctttgtgtttagtctttgttagtttgattagtatgtgtcttggcatgtttctccttgggtttatcctg is part of the Bubalus kerabau isolate K-KA32 ecotype Philippines breed swamp buffalo chromosome 4, PCC_UOA_SB_1v2, whole genome shotgun sequence genome and harbors:
- the LOC129651495 gene encoding interferon alpha-H-like, with translation MAPAWSFLLALLLLSCNAICSLGCHLPHIHSLANRRVLMLLQQLRRVSPSSCLQDRNDFAFPQEALGGSQLQKAQAISVLHEVTQHTFQLFSTEGSATTWDQSLLDKLRAALDQQLTDLQACLRQEEGLRGAPLLKEDPSLAVRKYFHRLTLYLREKRHSPCAWEVVRAEVMRAFSSSTNLQESFRRKD